In a single window of the Candidatus Dependentiae bacterium genome:
- a CDS encoding collagen-like protein: protein MSNIVGGTGPTGITGATGVRGATGLRGITGATGITGTTGVTGITGATGPTGLSVTGATGFAETGATGATAVMGAAGATGDQGNTGPQGPAGTATVPGPTGATGNTGPIGNTGPTGANITGATGTTGETGTTGSTGTTGATAPCCTGPTGRTGTTGITGTTGSTGITGNTGTTGLSITGATGSTGTTGITGSTGSTGMTGIIGTTGATGTTGITGTTGTTGRTGITGTTGITGATGSTTTGVTGATGPCCTGAIGATGATGPTGATGATGITGATGPTGATGAGPFLDYIYVKYESTTPQVVTPNTTIIFNMVDAITSGFTFSPPDGSITGFVTGVYEITFTVTPTAGPVIVVMNYNGIGILAAFTTTATEVVGHTIRSLPGGGSFVFQLANFGAAPFTLQGTTTGGVTTVTASLEIKRIA, encoded by the coding sequence ATTTCAAATATTGTTGGCGGCACGGGCCCAACAGGAATAACCGGCGCTACGGGCGTTAGAGGTGCGACGGGACTTCGTGGCATTACTGGTGCAACGGGCATCACGGGCACGACGGGCGTTACGGGAATTACCGGCGCTACTGGTCCTACCGGTTTGAGTGTGACTGGTGCAACAGGTTTTGCGGAAACTGGAGCTACGGGCGCAACTGCAGTGATGGGTGCAGCCGGTGCAACGGGTGACCAAGGAAATACGGGCCCTCAAGGACCTGCAGGTACTGCAACGGTACCAGGTCCAACGGGAGCTACTGGTAACACTGGCCCAATCGGCAACACTGGTCCTACTGGTGCAAACATTACTGGCGCTACAGGAACGACAGGAGAAACTGGCACGACTGGCTCAACAGGCACAACGGGAGCAACTGCCCCTTGCTGCACAGGACCAACGGGTCGAACCGGCACAACGGGCATTACGGGAACAACCGGATCGACAGGTATTACCGGTAATACTGGTACTACTGGATTAAGCATCACCGGTGCAACAGGATCAACCGGAACTACGGGAATTACAGGATCTACTGGTTCGACCGGCATGACGGGAATTATTGGCACAACGGGAGCTACCGGTACGACGGGAATTACTGGCACAACGGGCACAACGGGAAGAACGGGTATTACTGGCACAACAGGAATAACGGGCGCGACAGGATCGACAACAACGGGAGTAACCGGAGCAACGGGGCCATGTTGTACGGGCGCTATTGGTGCAACAGGTGCTACAGGACCTACTGGAGCAACGGGAGCCACCGGCATAACCGGAGCAACAGGCCCAACAGGTGCGACGGGTGCAGGTCCATTTTTAGATTATATTTACGTTAAATATGAAAGTACTACGCCGCAAGTGGTGACACCAAATACTACAATAATCTTTAACATGGTTGACGCTATTACGTCAGGATTTACGTTTAGTCCGCCAGACGGTTCTATAACTGGTTTTGTAACAGGAGTTTATGAGATTACCTTCACTGTTACGCCTACCGCAGGTCCTGTGATAGTTGTTATGAATTATAATGGTATTGGTATTTTGGCAGCATTTACCACCACTGCAACTGAGGTTGTTGGTCACACGATTAGATCGCTCCCTGGTGGTGGTTCATTTGTTTTTCAATTAGCTAATTTCGGTGCAGCTCCTTTTACCCTTCAGGGTACGACTACCGGTGGAGTTACAACGGTTACTGCATCATTAGAGATTAAAAGAATTGCTTAA
- a CDS encoding collagen-like protein: MQIFYRGYVMFIFLLSLGVGVQLNANNDASDNEQMPYEELSRFQQVTVPEEVKELIFLLVPILSSNKILETLKNDLSIGDQTSYTTITQSMPLLINALRKHKQQMPAYHYQALMQILVDYQQELTHDYALLRGDDDITRACKVVQFCNLNITCTLNAGAIYVHGVNISNTLGITGATGATGATGLTGATGIAGTTGITGITGSTGATGSTGSTGADGTGITGATGIGGTGPTGATGLTGITGATGITGATGPQGNSGGSTSTGPTGATGDTGISGPTGATGSEITGATGITGITGITGAAGATGATGPCCTGVTGATGITGITGITGITGTTGSTGTTGANITGATGTTGITGTTGITGITGTTGITGTTGITGITGITGSTGITGTTGTMGTTGATGATGFAITGPTGATAPCCTGPTGRTGATGATGTAGITGLTGATGATGAAILDYAYVKYESTTAQVVGFGVNVSFNTAGPITSGFSFTAPSVSLFVLASGIYEINATLTATAGPVRMGIYRSSVGTVETFSSSSSEVFGHTIRSLIAGEYVSLINISDASASITLQSTFTPVGGTSGALTTVASLEIIRLA; encoded by the coding sequence ATGCAAATTTTTTATCGTGGCTATGTCATGTTCATTTTTTTATTATCGTTAGGTGTTGGCGTTCAACTCAATGCTAACAATGATGCATCTGACAATGAACAAATGCCATATGAAGAGCTTTCTCGATTTCAACAGGTTACGGTTCCTGAGGAGGTTAAAGAACTCATTTTCTTGTTGGTACCAATACTTTCATCAAACAAAATTCTTGAAACGCTGAAAAATGACTTATCTATAGGTGACCAGACCAGCTACACCACCATCACGCAAAGTATGCCATTGCTGATTAATGCTTTGCGCAAACACAAACAACAGATGCCTGCTTATCACTACCAAGCGCTTATGCAAATCCTGGTAGATTACCAACAAGAACTTACTCATGATTATGCCTTACTTAGGGGAGACGATGATATTACCCGAGCATGCAAAGTGGTGCAATTTTGTAATCTCAACATAACCTGCACGCTCAATGCAGGAGCAATATATGTACACGGCGTTAATATTTCAAACACCTTGGGCATTACCGGAGCTACTGGTGCAACGGGTGCGACTGGTTTGACCGGCGCAACAGGGATTGCCGGTACAACCGGCATTACGGGAATAACCGGTTCTACTGGCGCAACTGGTAGTACTGGTTCAACAGGGGCAGATGGCACGGGCATTACCGGTGCGACGGGCATTGGCGGCACAGGACCAACGGGTGCAACAGGACTTACGGGTATCACCGGTGCGACAGGAATTACTGGCGCCACGGGTCCACAAGGAAATTCAGGTGGTTCAACGTCAACCGGTCCAACAGGTGCAACAGGAGATACGGGCATTAGCGGTCCTACCGGCGCTACGGGCTCGGAAATTACCGGTGCAACAGGTATAACTGGCATCACGGGTATAACGGGAGCAGCCGGTGCAACTGGAGCTACCGGACCTTGCTGCACTGGTGTTACGGGTGCAACAGGTATAACTGGCATCACGGGTATAACAGGCATTACTGGCACCACTGGGTCTACGGGAACTACAGGAGCAAATATCACCGGTGCAACGGGAACGACAGGAATAACGGGAACGACAGGCATAACCGGCATCACAGGAACTACCGGCATTACGGGAACCACCGGCATTACAGGCATTACAGGAATAACAGGATCTACCGGTATAACCGGTACCACAGGAACCATGGGCACTACTGGCGCAACAGGTGCTACAGGATTTGCTATCACTGGTCCTACGGGGGCAACCGCGCCATGTTGTACGGGGCCTACAGGAAGAACAGGCGCAACGGGCGCAACGGGAACGGCCGGAATAACAGGTTTAACCGGCGCAACGGGAGCTACAGGAGCCGCGATTTTAGATTATGCCTATGTTAAATACGAAAGCACTACAGCGCAGGTAGTGGGTTTTGGTGTGAATGTAAGTTTTAACACAGCTGGTCCAATTACTTCTGGATTTAGTTTTACTGCGCCATCGGTTTCATTGTTTGTTCTTGCATCAGGAATCTATGAAATTAACGCTACATTGACCGCAACAGCAGGCCCTGTCAGAATGGGCATTTATAGGAGTTCAGTGGGAACTGTTGAGACATTCTCTTCTTCTTCCAGTGAAGTCTTTGGACATACTATTAGGTCACTCATTGCTGGAGAGTATGTTTCATTAATTAACATTTCAGACGCTTCGGCTTCTATAACACTTCAAAGTACATTTACCCCTGTCGGCGGTACATCCGGTGCTCTAACTACGGTTGCATCATTAGAAATAATAAGACTCGCTTAA